A single region of the Streptomyces sp. NBC_00236 genome encodes:
- a CDS encoding cytochrome c biogenesis CcdA family protein, giving the protein MIALAAGPNETVLSGALLVALPIALLGGLVSFFSPCVLPLVPGYLSYVTGVSGADLADARRGRMVAGASLFVVGFTAVFVSGGALFGYFGDTLQENSGPLTKILGVLMILMGVFFMGLMPWMTQREFRIHKKPVTGLVGAPLLGALFGIGWTPCLGPTLSSVSILAMDQGTAGRGAILTVAYCLGLGIPFVLAAVAFRKALGAFGWVKRHYAWVMRIGGGMMIVTGLLLLTGVWGSMMQELQGWSAGFTVGI; this is encoded by the coding sequence GTGATCGCCCTCGCCGCCGGCCCCAACGAGACGGTCCTGAGCGGGGCCCTGCTGGTCGCCCTGCCCATCGCCCTGCTCGGCGGGCTCGTCTCCTTCTTCTCGCCCTGCGTCCTGCCGCTCGTCCCCGGCTACCTCAGTTACGTCACCGGGGTCAGCGGCGCCGATCTGGCCGACGCCCGACGGGGACGCATGGTCGCGGGCGCCTCGCTGTTCGTGGTCGGCTTCACCGCCGTGTTCGTCTCCGGCGGCGCGCTCTTCGGCTACTTCGGCGACACGCTCCAGGAGAACAGCGGGCCGCTCACCAAGATCCTCGGCGTGCTGATGATCCTCATGGGGGTCTTCTTCATGGGCCTGATGCCGTGGATGACCCAGCGCGAGTTCCGCATCCACAAGAAGCCGGTGACCGGCCTGGTGGGGGCACCGCTGCTCGGAGCGCTCTTCGGGATCGGCTGGACTCCGTGCCTCGGCCCGACGCTGAGCTCGGTGAGCATCCTCGCGATGGACCAGGGAACCGCCGGACGCGGGGCGATACTGACCGTCGCGTACTGCCTCGGCCTCGGCATCCCCTTCGTCCTCGCGGCGGTCGCCTTCCGCAAGGCGCTCGGCGCGTTCGGCTGGGTCAAGCGCCACTACGCATGGGTCATGCGCATCGGCGGCGGCATGATGATCGTGACCGGTCTGCTCCTGCTGACCGGTGTGTGGGGCAGCATGATGCAGGAACTACAGGGCTGGTCCGCCGGCTTCACGGTGGGGATCTGA
- a CDS encoding TlpA family protein disulfide reductase encodes MSYGRAYRRRFTLLAAPAAAVALALTLSACGSGGTTGGGGDTNFVTGNGGISTAAKGERADAPKLDGKSLDGTKLDLADYKGKVVVLNAWGSWCAPCRLEAKYFTKVAKATEDQGVQFIGVNTRDPEPAQAISFEKDFGVTYPSFYDPTGKLLLRFPKGTFKLQSIPSTVVIDRQGKLAARYVGPLDDTRLREMLDPLIAEK; translated from the coding sequence ATGAGCTATGGCCGCGCATACCGACGCCGCTTCACCCTGCTCGCCGCACCCGCGGCGGCCGTCGCGCTCGCACTGACGCTGAGCGCGTGCGGTTCGGGCGGCACGACCGGTGGCGGTGGCGACACGAACTTCGTCACCGGCAATGGCGGGATCTCGACCGCGGCCAAGGGCGAGCGGGCCGACGCGCCGAAGCTCGACGGCAAGAGCCTGGACGGCACGAAGCTCGACCTCGCCGACTACAAGGGCAAGGTCGTCGTCCTCAACGCCTGGGGCTCGTGGTGCGCCCCCTGCAGACTGGAAGCCAAGTACTTCACCAAGGTGGCCAAGGCCACCGAGGACCAGGGCGTCCAGTTCATCGGGGTCAACACCCGCGACCCGGAGCCGGCCCAGGCCATCAGCTTCGAGAAGGACTTCGGGGTCACCTACCCCAGCTTCTACGACCCGACGGGGAAGCTCCTGCTGCGGTTCCCCAAGGGGACGTTCAAGCTGCAGTCCATCCCTTCGACCGTCGTCATCGACCGGCAGGGCAAGCTGGCCGCCCGCTACGTGGGCCCGCTCGACGACACCCGGCTGCGCGAGATGCTCGACCCCCTGATCGCGGAGAAGTGA
- a CDS encoding histidine phosphatase family protein, translated as MSETSSTGTGRRDITVVHLMRHGEVHNPEGVLYGRRPGYHLSELGRQMADRVAEHLDKRDITHVVASPLERAQETATPIAKTHGLDLATDERLIEAANVFEGKTFGVGDGALRKPDNWKHLTNPFRPSWGEPYIEQVVRMMGALDAARDAARGHEAVCVSHQLPIWIVRSFVERRRLWHDPRKRQCTLASLTSFTYQGDKIVSVGYSEPARDLVPAHLLAGAKPVKGASKGFGA; from the coding sequence ATGAGCGAGACCAGCAGTACCGGCACCGGACGCCGGGACATCACCGTCGTCCACCTGATGCGCCACGGAGAGGTGCACAACCCGGAGGGCGTGCTGTACGGGCGCCGGCCCGGCTACCACCTCTCCGAGCTCGGCCGGCAGATGGCCGACCGGGTCGCCGAGCACCTGGACAAGCGCGACATCACGCATGTCGTCGCCTCCCCGCTGGAGCGGGCCCAGGAGACGGCGACGCCGATCGCCAAGACGCACGGCCTGGACCTCGCCACCGACGAGCGGCTCATCGAGGCCGCCAACGTCTTCGAGGGCAAGACCTTCGGTGTGGGCGACGGGGCGCTGCGCAAGCCGGACAACTGGAAGCACCTGACGAACCCGTTCCGGCCGTCGTGGGGTGAGCCGTACATCGAGCAGGTCGTACGGATGATGGGCGCCCTGGACGCGGCGCGCGACGCGGCGCGCGGTCACGAGGCGGTGTGCGTCAGCCATCAGCTGCCGATCTGGATCGTCCGCAGCTTCGTGGAGCGGCGGCGCCTGTGGCACGACCCGCGCAAGCGTCAGTGCACGCTCGCCTCGCTGACCAGCTTCACGTACCAGGGCGACAAGATCGTGTCGGTCGGGTACTCGGAGCCGGCCCGGGATCTGGTGCCGGCGCATCTGCTGGCGGGGGCGAAGCCGGTGAAGGGGGCGTCGAAGGGGTTCGGCGCGTAG